Proteins encoded in a region of the Carassius gibelio isolate Cgi1373 ecotype wild population from Czech Republic chromosome B5, carGib1.2-hapl.c, whole genome shotgun sequence genome:
- the lhx6b gene encoding LIM/homeobox protein Lhx6, whose amino-acid sequence MKSSSNHHCRSLRENLGEKRSRSSSRSSLLICARCAKEIVDREMLKVNGLTWHLRCFQCSVCAVSLSQHTSCFIRNTEIFCRTDYNSTFGIKCTRCGLQVSANNWVRRAGNDIYHLACFACFFCKRQLSTGEEFGLMDNQVLCRLHYEILLPNLQHMSDKDGALPIQYLPKPPKRPRTSFTSEQLQIMQTHFTQDKNPDAQTLQRLADMTGLSRRVIQVWFQNCRARQKRNPLHDSVPAQDRYQTFAMPFLSDSQYFLPSGRPETQ is encoded by the exons ATGAAG tCATCCTCGAACCATCACTGTCGGAGTTTGAGGGAGAATTTGGGGGAGAAAAGATCAAGGAGTTCATCGCGCTCATCTTTGTTGATATGCGCGCGCTGCGCGAAGGAAATTGTGGACCGAGAAATGCTAAAG GTGAATGGATTAACGTGGCATCTGAGATGTTTCCAGTGCTCGGTGTGCGCCGTGTCCTTGAGTCAACATACCAGCTGCTTCATCAGAAATACAGAGATTTTCTGTAGAACGGATTATAACAG taCTTTTGGCATAAAATGCACTCGATGTGGCCTTCAAGTCAGTGCTAATAACTGGGTTCGGAGGGCAGGGAATGACATATATCATCTTGCCTGCTTCGCTTGCTTCTTCTGCAAAAGGCAGCTTTCTACAGGAGAGGAGTTCGGCTTGATGGACAATCAGGTTCTCTGTCGCCTTCACTACGAAATATTGCTGCCAAATCTGCAGCACATGTCAGACAAAG atGGAGCTTTACCCATACAGTACCTCCCAAAACCACCAAAAAGACCTCGTACATCATTCACCTCAGAGCAGCTACAG ATTATGCAAACCCACTTTACTCAAGACAAGAACCCTGACGCACAGACACTGCAGAGGCTGGCAGACATGACTGGACTGAGCAGAAGAGTCATACAG GTTTGGTTCCAGAACTGCAGAGCCAGACAGAAGAGGAACCCACTTCATGACAGCGTTCCTGCACAGGACAGATACCAGACCTTTGCGATGCCCTTTCTGTCAGATAGCCAGTACTTCTTACCCTCAGGTAGACCTGAGACTCAGTGA